Below is a window of Mycobacterium dioxanotrophicus DNA.
GCCGCAGCCGAGATCGACGGCGAGAAACTGTCCGACGAGGAGATCTTCTCGTTCCTGCGGTTGCTGCTACCCGCGGGCGTCGAGACCACCTACCGCTCGCTGGGAAACCTGTTGTTCGGCTTGCTGTCCCACCCCGACCAGCTCGACGCTGTGCGCGCCGATCGTTCGCTGCTACCGCAGGCCATCGAGGAAGCGGTGCGGTGGGAACCCCCACTCATCATGATCACCCGAGTGGCCAACTGCGACACCGAACTCGGCGGCGTCCAGATCCCCGAAGGGTCGTCGGTCATGCCCATCCTCGGCGCCGCGAACAGGCAGGACGACCGGTTCCCTGATCCCGACCGGTTCGACATCTTCCGCGAATCCAAGGCGAACATCGGCTGGGGCTACGGCGTGCACGTCTGCCTCGGCATGCACTTGGCGCGCCTGGAGATGCGGGTGGCGCTCAACCTGCTGCTGGATCGGCTGCCGAACCTGCGGCTCGACCCCGGTGCCAGTGAGGCCTACATCCGCGGGCAGGCGTTCCGTTCCCCGACGTCTGTGCCGGTCCTTTTCGACCCGCGAGCAGACACGTAGGTACGCGACACGCCGTGTTTCGCGGACTTTGATGTCTGCTCGCGCAGGAAAAAGGAGCCCAACACAAGATGACCGACTTCGACCAGGTGGATTTCTTCACCGACCCGTCCCTTGTCCCTGACCCGTATCCCTACTTCGACCATCTGCGCTCGAAATGCCCAGTGACGCAGGCGACGCCGTTCCACGTCCTGGCGGTCACCGGCTACGACGAGGCGATTGCGGTGTACAAGGATCCGGCGTTCTCGTCGTGTGTGTCGGTGGCCGGCCCGTTCTCCGGACTGCCGTTCGGGCCGGGGGAGAGCGACGACGTCTCGGCGTTGATCGAGCAGCACCGCGGCCAGGTTCCGATGGCCGAGCACATCACGTCGCAGGACCCGCCGGTGCACACCCGCACCCGTGGTCTGCTCAGCAGGCTCATCACGCCCAAGCGCCTCAAAGAGAATGAAGAGTTCATGTGGCGGCTCGCCGATCAACAGCTCGACACCTTTGTCGACAAGGGCAGCTGCGAGTTCCTCGCGGACTACGCAAAACCGTTCTCCCTGCTGGTGATCGCCGATCTGCTGGGTGTGCCACCCGAGGATCACGAGGAATTCAGGGCCGTCTTCGCGCTCGAAACTGTCGGCGAATTGGGCAAGGAGGCGCCGACGTCGCACAACCCACTGGAGTGGCTCAACGAGAAGTTCTACTCCTACCTCGAAGACCGCAGACGCACACCGCGCGCCGACGTGCTCACCGAACTCGCACAGGCCAAACACGAAGA
It encodes the following:
- a CDS encoding cytochrome P450, whose translation is MTDFDQVDFFTDPSLVPDPYPYFDHLRSKCPVTQATPFHVLAVTGYDEAIAVYKDPAFSSCVSVAGPFSGLPFGPGESDDVSALIEQHRGQVPMAEHITSQDPPVHTRTRGLLSRLITPKRLKENEEFMWRLADQQLDTFVDKGSCEFLADYAKPFSLLVIADLLGVPPEDHEEFRAVFALETVGELGKEAPTSHNPLEWLNEKFYSYLEDRRRTPRADVLTELAQAKHEDGSTPDIEDVMNLSTFLFAAGTETTTKLVSSAIRFIADNPGFEARLRADRSRIPAFLEETLRMESPVKSHFRMASKTTNIGGVEVPAGTTVMLLPGACNRDERKFADPNTFQPDRTNVREQIAFIRGAHSCPGAPLARAEGRISPHRILDRCSNIAISSEHHGPADNRDYSYDPTFIMRGLSELHITFTPLD